Proteins encoded within one genomic window of Streptomyces sp. NBC_00523:
- a CDS encoding BCCT family transporter encodes MSQDDQRADGRGDVSVTADLPGDPSQNRRPVTDRVVFGVTAGLTLAFVIWGATATDSLEDVSDKALNGLIHNGGWAFMLAASGFVVFALWLAISRYGNITLGQEGEEPEFRTVSWVAMMFSAGMGIGLMFYGVSEPLAHFTDPPPGTRPADAAEAMQTAMATTLFHWTLHPWAIYAVVGLGIAYSTFRRRRRQTISAVFEPLIGPRHAHGGLGRFIDILAIFATLFGSAASLGLGALQIGSGFHELNWKEKTGTGLLVLIIAVLTVAFIASAVSGVEKGIQWLSNINMVLALILAVFVFIAGPTIIVLDLIPTSIASYFGDLPQLAGRTEATGAGKVADWLGSWTVFYWAWWISWTPFVGMFIARISKGRTIRQFIGGVILVPSTVSLIWFAIFGGTAIKLQEGGKLSGAETQEAQLFGVLQQFPVATLMSILVMVLVGIFFVSGADAASIVMGTLSQKGILEPAKWVVIFWGVVTGAVAAIMLLIGNGKGDALAGLQNLTILVAAPFTIVMICMCVALMRDLRQDPLIVRREFGVEAVESAVIEGHAKYDGDFEIRIGPGGSQITTERHDGDKPGGSSPA; translated from the coding sequence GTGTCGCAGGACGATCAGAGAGCGGACGGCAGAGGGGACGTGTCGGTGACGGCGGACCTCCCCGGCGACCCGTCCCAGAACCGGCGCCCCGTCACCGACCGGGTGGTGTTCGGCGTCACGGCCGGCCTCACCCTCGCCTTCGTCATCTGGGGGGCCACCGCCACCGACTCGCTGGAGGACGTCTCCGACAAGGCCCTCAACGGCCTCATCCACAACGGCGGTTGGGCGTTCATGCTGGCCGCCTCCGGCTTCGTGGTCTTCGCCCTGTGGCTCGCGATCAGCCGGTACGGAAACATCACGCTCGGCCAGGAGGGCGAGGAGCCGGAGTTCCGCACGGTCTCCTGGGTCGCGATGATGTTCAGCGCCGGTATGGGCATCGGTCTGATGTTCTACGGGGTCAGCGAGCCGCTCGCCCACTTCACCGACCCGCCGCCCGGCACCCGCCCCGCCGACGCGGCCGAGGCGATGCAGACGGCGATGGCCACCACCCTGTTCCACTGGACGCTGCACCCGTGGGCGATCTACGCGGTGGTCGGCCTCGGCATCGCGTACAGCACGTTCCGGCGGCGCAGGCGGCAGACCATCAGTGCCGTCTTCGAGCCGCTGATCGGCCCTCGCCACGCCCATGGCGGCCTCGGCCGGTTCATCGACATCCTCGCCATCTTCGCGACCCTCTTCGGCTCGGCCGCCTCGCTGGGCCTCGGCGCCCTCCAGATCGGCAGCGGCTTCCACGAGCTGAACTGGAAGGAGAAGACCGGCACCGGTCTGCTCGTCCTGATCATCGCCGTGCTGACCGTGGCGTTCATCGCCTCGGCGGTCTCCGGCGTGGAGAAGGGCATCCAGTGGCTGTCCAACATCAACATGGTGCTCGCCCTGATCCTGGCCGTGTTCGTCTTCATCGCGGGCCCCACGATCATCGTGCTCGACCTCATCCCCACCTCGATCGCCTCCTACTTCGGCGACCTCCCGCAGCTGGCCGGCCGCACCGAGGCCACCGGCGCGGGCAAGGTCGCGGACTGGCTCGGCAGCTGGACCGTCTTCTACTGGGCCTGGTGGATCTCCTGGACGCCCTTCGTCGGCATGTTCATCGCCCGCATCAGCAAGGGCCGCACCATCCGCCAGTTCATCGGCGGCGTCATCCTGGTGCCCAGCACCGTCAGCCTGATCTGGTTCGCCATCTTCGGCGGCACCGCGATCAAGCTCCAGGAGGGCGGCAAGCTGAGCGGCGCCGAAACGCAGGAGGCGCAGCTCTTCGGCGTACTCCAGCAGTTCCCCGTCGCCACGCTGATGAGCATCCTGGTGATGGTCCTCGTCGGCATCTTCTTCGTCTCGGGCGCGGACGCGGCGTCCATCGTGATGGGCACCCTGTCCCAGAAGGGCATCCTGGAGCCCGCCAAGTGGGTCGTCATCTTCTGGGGCGTCGTCACCGGCGCGGTCGCCGCGATCATGCTGCTCATCGGCAACGGCAAGGGCGACGCCCTGGCGGGCCTCCAGAACCTCACCATCCTGGTCGCGGCGCCCTTCACCATCGTCATGATCTGCATGTGCGTCGCCCTGATGCGCGACCTGCGCCAGGACCCCCTGATCGTGCGCCGCGAGTTCGGCGTGGAGGCCGTGGAGTCGGCGGTCATCGAGGGCCACGCCAAGTACGACGGCGACTTCGAGATCCGCATCGGCCCGGGCGGCAGCCAGATCACAACAGAACGCCACGACGGCGACAAGCCGGGGGGCTCCAGCCCGGCGTAG
- a CDS encoding FAD-dependent oxidoreductase — MADVIVVGGGVSGLTTAKVLAERGDRVRVWSREPAGDTTSAVAGALWWPYRIEPLDRVGGWSLAALRWYEELAVRPEKTGVRLVEGLHRGERLANLGAWAGELKGAVETADGLRCRLPLIDMPAHLAWLEDRVRAAGGTVERRTVTSFAEAAAEAGTVVNCAGLGARELVPDAGVRPVRGQLVLVANPGIREWFTEADPASSATTYFFPQPGRLVLGGTAEADDWTASPDPRTAEEIVARCALIRPEIADAKIIGHRVGLRPARDAGVRIEAEDLPGGARLVHNYGHGGAGVTVALGCAREAARLVA; from the coding sequence GTGGCGGACGTGATCGTGGTGGGCGGCGGGGTCAGCGGACTGACCACGGCGAAGGTGCTGGCCGAGCGGGGCGACCGGGTGCGGGTGTGGTCGCGGGAGCCGGCCGGTGACACGACGTCGGCCGTGGCGGGCGCCCTGTGGTGGCCCTACCGGATCGAGCCGCTGGACCGCGTCGGCGGCTGGTCGCTGGCCGCGCTGCGGTGGTACGAGGAGCTGGCCGTACGCCCGGAGAAGACCGGCGTACGTCTGGTGGAGGGGCTCCACCGGGGCGAGCGGCTGGCGAACCTCGGGGCGTGGGCCGGGGAGCTGAAGGGCGCCGTGGAGACGGCCGACGGTCTGCGGTGCCGGCTGCCGCTGATCGACATGCCGGCGCACCTGGCGTGGCTGGAGGACCGGGTGCGGGCGGCCGGGGGCACGGTCGAGCGCCGCACGGTCACCTCGTTCGCCGAGGCCGCCGCGGAGGCGGGGACGGTGGTCAACTGCGCCGGGCTCGGCGCCCGCGAGCTGGTGCCGGACGCCGGGGTGCGGCCGGTGCGCGGGCAGTTGGTGCTGGTGGCGAACCCGGGGATACGGGAGTGGTTCACGGAGGCCGACCCGGCGTCGAGCGCCACCACTTACTTCTTCCCGCAGCCCGGCCGCCTGGTGCTCGGCGGCACGGCGGAGGCCGACGACTGGACCGCGTCGCCCGACCCCCGCACGGCCGAGGAGATCGTGGCGCGGTGCGCCCTGATCCGCCCGGAGATCGCCGACGCGAAGATCATCGGCCACCGCGTGGGCCTCCGCCCGGCCCGCGACGCGGGAGTCCGCATCGAGGCGGAGGACCTGCCCGGCGGCGCCCGGCTGGTGCACAACTACGGACACGGGGGCGCGGGCGTGACGGTGGCCCTGGGCTGCGCGCGGGAGGCGGCGCGGCTGGTGGCCTGA
- a CDS encoding ABC-F family ATP-binding cassette domain-containing protein, translated as MTATLVAKDLAAGHGDRTLFAGLDLVVAPGDVIGLVGVNGAGKSSLLRLLAGLDRPEEGELRLSPPTATVGHLPQEPERRPGETVREFLARRTGVAEAQTTMDAATEALVEGAPGADDAYSESLERWLSLGGADLDERAEETAAELGLTVGLDLPMTALSGGQAARAGLASLLLSRYDVFLLDEPTNDLDLDGLERLEKYVSGLRSGTVVISHDREFLMRTVTKVLELDLAQQQINLYGGGYAAYLEERERARRHAREEFEEYADKRSSLESRALMQRSWMDKGVKNARRKATDSDKIGRKFRSESSEKQAAKARQTQRMIERLDVVEEPRKEWELRMEIASAPRSGSVVATLREARVVRGDFVFGPASLQIDWADRVAITGANGSGKSTLLAALLGRLPLDSGNAHLGSGVVVGEVDQARQLFHGSETLLEAFCAAVPETEPADVRTLLAKFGLRADHVMRPATTLSPGERTRAALALLQGRGVNLLVLDEPTNHLDLPAIEQLESALDSYTGTLLLVTHDRRMLEAVRTTRRIEVAEGRVTEA; from the coding sequence ATGACTGCCACTCTCGTCGCCAAGGATCTCGCCGCCGGACACGGCGACCGCACGCTGTTCGCCGGGCTCGACCTCGTGGTCGCCCCCGGTGACGTGATCGGTCTCGTCGGAGTCAACGGCGCCGGAAAATCGTCCCTGCTCCGGCTGCTCGCCGGCCTCGACCGGCCGGAGGAGGGCGAGCTGCGGCTCTCCCCGCCCACCGCCACCGTCGGCCACCTGCCCCAGGAGCCCGAGCGGCGCCCCGGCGAGACCGTACGGGAGTTCCTGGCCCGCCGGACCGGCGTCGCCGAGGCCCAGACCACCATGGACGCCGCCACGGAGGCCCTGGTCGAGGGCGCCCCCGGCGCGGACGACGCGTACTCCGAGTCCCTGGAGCGCTGGCTGTCCCTCGGCGGCGCGGACCTGGACGAGCGCGCCGAGGAGACCGCCGCCGAACTCGGTCTCACCGTCGGCCTCGACCTGCCGATGACCGCGCTCTCCGGCGGCCAGGCGGCCCGCGCCGGACTCGCCTCGCTCCTGCTGTCGCGCTACGACGTCTTCCTGCTGGACGAGCCCACCAACGACCTGGACCTGGACGGCCTGGAACGCCTGGAGAAGTACGTCTCCGGACTCCGCTCCGGCACCGTCGTCATCAGCCACGACCGCGAGTTCCTGATGCGCACGGTCACCAAGGTCCTCGAACTCGACCTGGCCCAGCAGCAGATCAACCTGTACGGCGGTGGCTACGCGGCCTACCTGGAGGAGCGCGAGCGCGCCCGGCGGCACGCCCGCGAGGAGTTCGAGGAGTACGCGGACAAGCGCTCGTCGCTGGAGAGCCGCGCCCTGATGCAGCGCTCCTGGATGGACAAGGGCGTCAAGAACGCCCGCCGCAAGGCCACTGACTCCGACAAGATCGGCCGCAAGTTCCGCAGCGAGTCCAGCGAGAAGCAGGCCGCGAAGGCCCGCCAGACGCAGCGCATGATCGAACGGCTCGACGTGGTGGAGGAGCCGCGCAAGGAGTGGGAGCTGCGCATGGAGATCGCCTCCGCGCCCCGCTCCGGCTCGGTCGTCGCCACCCTCCGCGAGGCCCGCGTCGTACGCGGCGACTTCGTCTTCGGCCCCGCCTCGCTCCAGATCGACTGGGCGGACCGGGTCGCCATCACGGGCGCCAACGGCTCCGGCAAGTCGACCCTGCTCGCCGCGCTGCTCGGCCGCCTCCCGCTGGACTCGGGGAACGCGCACCTGGGCTCCGGCGTGGTGGTCGGCGAGGTGGACCAGGCACGCCAGCTCTTCCATGGCTCGGAGACGCTCCTGGAGGCGTTCTGCGCGGCGGTCCCGGAGACGGAGCCCGCCGACGTACGCACGCTGCTCGCCAAGTTCGGACTGCGCGCCGACCACGTGATGCGCCCGGCGACGACCCTGTCACCGGGGGAGCGCACCCGGGCGGCGCTCGCCCTGCTCCAGGGGCGGGGCGTCAACCTCCTGGTGCTGGACGAGCCCACGAACCACCTGGACCTGCCCGCGATCGAGCAGCTGGAGTCCGCGCTCGACTCGTACACCGGCACCCTGCTCCTGGTCACGCACGACCGCCGGATGCTGGAAGCGGTCCGCACGACGCGCCGGATCGAGGTGGCAGAGGGCCGTGTAACGGAGGCCTGA
- a CDS encoding GntR family transcriptional regulator — protein sequence MTQAGDPAASHADHAERAIRAGILSGAYPPGSRLRERELSESLGVSRIPVREALTRLTGEGLVVMSPRRGASVRDLSLRDVAELFDLRLSLEVFAARRAAEACAAGGDGEPLRAAMEAAEAATARGDAAEIPAANTALHAEIVAMTGNRLLRDALQPSLGLVQWLFSLTGGRDPGVQCAEHRDICAAIHAGKPDLAAALAYAHIERGREPSLTALTGTLPAE from the coding sequence ATGACTCAAGCGGGCGACCCCGCCGCCTCACACGCCGACCACGCCGAGCGGGCGATCCGCGCCGGCATCCTGTCCGGCGCGTACCCCCCGGGTTCACGGCTGCGCGAACGCGAGCTCTCCGAGAGCCTGGGCGTCTCCCGCATCCCGGTCCGCGAGGCGCTCACCCGCCTGACCGGCGAGGGCCTGGTCGTCATGTCCCCGCGCCGGGGCGCCTCCGTGCGCGACCTGTCGCTGCGGGACGTCGCCGAGCTCTTCGACCTCCGCCTCAGCCTGGAGGTCTTCGCCGCCCGCAGGGCCGCCGAGGCATGCGCGGCCGGGGGCGACGGGGAGCCGTTGCGGGCCGCGATGGAGGCGGCGGAGGCGGCCACCGCGCGGGGCGACGCGGCGGAGATCCCGGCGGCCAACACCGCCCTGCACGCGGAGATCGTCGCGATGACCGGCAACCGCCTGCTCCGGGACGCACTGCAGCCCTCCCTCGGCCTGGTGCAGTGGCTGTTCAGCCTCACCGGGGGCCGCGACCCGGGCGTCCAGTGCGCCGAGCACCGGGACATCTGCGCCGCGATCCACGCGGGCAAGCCGGACCTGGCCGCGGCACTCGCGTACGCGCACATCGAACGGGGCAGGGAGCCGTCCCTGACGGCCCTGACCGGGACGCTCCCGGCCGAGTGA
- a CDS encoding amidohydrolase, with the protein MLISDVRPWGGEPSDLTVEDGVITAITPHDPARPATEDTVAGRGRLALPSFSDVHCHLDSTRMGLPFRPHTGAPGVWGMMLNDREHWREDEWDVARRATYTLGRMIERGTTRVRSYAQIDADCGLERFEGVLAAKEAHAGRCEVEIMAFPQAGLLREKGVPELMDRALSSGAAVVGGIDPCTLDRDPVRHLDIVFGLAERHHAPVDIHLHEPGALGVFSVDLILERVRALDMAGRVTLSHAYDLGSVNEATTRRLIEEFAELDIAMATVAPARHHSLPLADLTAAGVRVGLGEDGQRDFWSPYGNGDMLDRTWQLAFTNGYRADDLIEHAVAVATMGGASILQEGPPRLTSTTDRPGVTVGARADLLLLEGETVTSAVMDRSEDRTVLHEGRVVADGLTPRDFSPSGV; encoded by the coding sequence ATGCTGATCAGCGACGTCCGTCCGTGGGGCGGAGAGCCCAGCGACCTCACCGTCGAGGACGGGGTGATCACCGCGATCACCCCGCACGACCCGGCCCGCCCCGCCACGGAGGACACGGTGGCCGGCCGGGGGCGGCTCGCCCTGCCGTCGTTCTCGGACGTCCACTGCCACCTGGACTCCACACGGATGGGCCTGCCCTTCCGCCCGCACACGGGTGCCCCCGGCGTCTGGGGCATGATGCTGAACGACCGCGAGCACTGGCGCGAGGACGAGTGGGACGTCGCCCGCCGGGCCACGTACACGCTGGGCCGGATGATCGAGCGCGGCACCACCCGCGTACGGAGTTACGCGCAGATCGACGCGGACTGCGGCCTGGAGCGGTTCGAGGGCGTCCTCGCGGCGAAGGAGGCGCACGCCGGGCGGTGCGAGGTCGAGATCATGGCGTTTCCGCAGGCGGGCCTGCTCCGCGAGAAGGGCGTGCCGGAACTGATGGACCGGGCGCTGTCCTCCGGGGCCGCGGTGGTCGGCGGCATCGACCCGTGCACCCTGGACCGCGACCCCGTACGCCACCTGGACATCGTCTTCGGTCTCGCGGAGCGCCACCACGCCCCGGTCGACATCCACCTCCACGAGCCGGGCGCCCTCGGGGTGTTCAGCGTCGACCTGATCCTGGAGCGGGTGCGCGCCCTGGACATGGCCGGCCGGGTGACCCTCTCGCACGCCTACGACCTGGGCTCGGTCAACGAGGCGACGACGCGCCGCCTGATCGAGGAGTTCGCCGAACTGGACATCGCGATGGCGACGGTGGCCCCCGCCCGCCACCACTCCCTGCCCCTGGCCGACCTGACCGCCGCGGGCGTCCGGGTGGGCCTGGGCGAGGACGGCCAGCGCGACTTCTGGTCCCCGTACGGCAATGGCGACATGCTGGACCGCACCTGGCAACTGGCCTTCACGAATGGCTACCGCGCGGACGACCTGATCGAACACGCGGTAGCCGTGGCCACGATGGGCGGCGCGTCCATCCTCCAGGAAGGACCGCCCCGCCTGACGTCCACCACGGACCGCCCGGGCGTCACGGTGGGCGCGAGGGCGGACCTGCTCCTGCTGGAGGGGGAGACGGTGACGTCTGCGGTCATGGACCGCAGCGAGGACCGCACGGTGCTGCACGAGGGCCGCGTGGTCGCGGACGGCCTGACGCCGCGTGATTTCAGCCCCTCCGGCGTTTGA
- a CDS encoding Tex family protein, which yields MTTSIEGRIAEELGVRERQVKAAVELLDGGSTVPFIARYRKEATEMLDDAQLRTLEERLRYLRELEERRTAVLESVREQGKLDEALEARIRAADTKARLEDIYLPFKPKRRTKAQIAREAGLEPLASGLLDDPSVEPLAAAAAFVDADKGVADPAAALEGARAILTERFSEDADLIGELRERMWTRGRLVARVRDGKEEAGAKFADYFDFAEPFTALPSHRVLAMLRGEKEDVLDLVLEPEEPSEAPGPSSYENMVARRFGVNDRGRPGDKWLADTVRWAWRTRILVHLGIDLRLRLRTAAEDEAVRVFASNLRDLLLAAPAGTRATLGLDPGFRTGVKVAVVDATGKVVATDVIHPHVPANKWDQSLATLERLAREHHVDLIAIGNGTASRETDKLAGELCAKHPELKLTKVMVSEAGASVYSASAFASQELPDMDVSLRGAVSIARRLQDPLAELVKIDPKSIGVGQYQHDLSEVKLSRSLDAVVEDCVNGVGVDVNTASAPLLSRVSGIGTGLAENIVAHRDANGPFRSRRSLKDVARLGPKAYEQCAGFLRIRGDDPLDASSVHPEAYPVVRAMVKKTGGDVAALIGNTGVLRSLRADDFVSEKFGLPTVGDILKELEKPGRDPRPAFKTATFKEGVEKIGDLEAGMVLEGVVTNVAAFGAFVDIGVHQDGLVHVSAMSRTFVKDPRDVVKPGDVVRVKVMEVDIPRKRISLTLRLDDEQAAGGRGASSGGERGGRPPRPRQGGGGGGRQSRGGGGGGRSAPAAAPASGAMADALRRAGLLKGE from the coding sequence GTGACGACGTCCATCGAAGGCAGGATCGCCGAGGAGCTCGGCGTACGCGAGCGACAGGTGAAGGCGGCCGTCGAGCTGCTCGACGGCGGGTCCACCGTGCCGTTCATCGCGCGCTACCGCAAGGAAGCGACCGAGATGCTCGACGACGCGCAGCTGCGCACGCTCGAGGAACGGCTGCGGTATCTGCGGGAGCTGGAGGAGCGCCGGACGGCGGTCCTCGAATCCGTACGGGAGCAGGGCAAGCTGGACGAGGCGCTGGAGGCGCGCATCCGGGCCGCCGACACGAAGGCGCGGCTGGAGGACATCTACCTCCCGTTCAAGCCGAAGCGGCGGACGAAGGCGCAGATCGCCCGGGAGGCCGGCCTCGAACCGCTCGCCTCCGGCCTGCTGGACGACCCCTCGGTCGAACCGCTCGCCGCCGCGGCGGCGTTCGTGGACGCGGACAAGGGCGTCGCGGACCCGGCGGCGGCCCTGGAGGGCGCCCGCGCCATCCTCACGGAGCGCTTCTCGGAGGACGCCGACCTCATCGGCGAGCTGCGCGAGCGCATGTGGACGCGCGGGCGGCTGGTGGCCCGGGTGCGGGACGGCAAGGAGGAGGCGGGCGCCAAGTTCGCGGACTACTTCGACTTCGCCGAGCCGTTCACCGCGCTGCCCTCGCACCGGGTCCTCGCGATGCTCCGGGGCGAGAAGGAGGACGTCCTCGACCTGGTCCTGGAGCCGGAGGAGCCCTCCGAGGCGCCCGGCCCGTCCTCGTACGAGAACATGGTCGCCCGGCGCTTCGGCGTGAACGACCGGGGGCGCCCCGGTGACAAGTGGCTGGCCGACACCGTGCGGTGGGCCTGGCGGACCCGGATCCTGGTGCACCTCGGCATCGACCTGCGGCTGCGGCTGCGTACGGCGGCCGAGGACGAGGCGGTACGCGTCTTCGCGTCGAACCTGCGCGATCTGCTGCTCGCCGCGCCGGCCGGGACGCGGGCCACGCTGGGGCTCGACCCCGGTTTCCGTACGGGTGTGAAGGTCGCCGTGGTGGACGCGACCGGCAAGGTCGTCGCGACCGACGTCATCCACCCGCACGTCCCGGCCAACAAGTGGGACCAGTCGCTGGCGACCCTGGAGCGGCTGGCGCGCGAGCACCACGTCGACCTCATCGCCATCGGCAACGGCACGGCGTCCCGGGAGACGGACAAGCTCGCGGGTGAGCTGTGCGCGAAGCACCCGGAGCTGAAGCTCACCAAGGTGATGGTCTCGGAGGCGGGCGCCTCCGTGTACTCCGCCTCGGCGTTCGCCTCGCAGGAACTGCCCGACATGGACGTGTCGTTGCGCGGCGCCGTCTCGATCGCGCGCCGGCTCCAGGACCCGCTGGCCGAGCTGGTGAAGATCGACCCGAAGTCGATCGGCGTCGGGCAGTACCAGCACGACCTGTCCGAGGTGAAGCTCTCGCGGTCGCTGGACGCGGTCGTCGAGGACTGCGTGAACGGGGTCGGCGTCGACGTCAACACCGCGTCCGCGCCGCTGCTCTCCCGGGTCTCCGGCATCGGCACCGGGCTCGCCGAGAACATCGTGGCGCACCGCGACGCGAACGGGCCGTTCCGGTCCCGCCGGAGCCTGAAGGACGTGGCCCGGCTGGGTCCGAAGGCGTACGAGCAGTGCGCGGGCTTCCTCCGCATCCGCGGCGACGACCCGCTCGACGCGTCGAGCGTGCACCCGGAGGCGTATCCGGTGGTGCGCGCGATGGTGAAGAAGACCGGCGGGGACGTGGCCGCGCTGATCGGGAACACGGGTGTCCTGCGGTCGTTGCGGGCCGACGACTTCGTGTCCGAGAAGTTCGGGCTGCCGACGGTGGGCGACATCCTGAAAGAGCTGGAGAAGCCCGGGCGCGACCCGCGTCCCGCCTTCAAGACCGCCACCTTCAAGGAGGGCGTCGAGAAGATCGGCGACCTGGAGGCCGGGATGGTGCTGGAGGGCGTCGTGACGAACGTCGCCGCGTTCGGGGCGTTCGTGGACATCGGGGTGCACCAGGACGGGCTGGTGCACGTGTCGGCGATGTCGCGGACCTTCGTGAAGGATCCCCGGGATGTGGTGAAGCCGGGGGACGTGGTGCGGGTGAAGGTGATGGAGGTCGACATTCCGCGGAAGCGGATTTCGTTGACGCTGCGGTTGGACGACGAGCAGGCGGCCGGTGGCCGTGGGGCTTCGTCCGGGGGTGAGCGGGGCGGGCGGCCGCCGCGGCCCCGGCAGGGGGGCGGGGGTGGCGGTCGCCAGTCCCGTGGCGGCGGCGGTGGGGGGCGGTCCGCGCCTGCGGCGGCTCCGGCGAGTGGGGCGATGGCCGATGCGTTGCGGCGGGCAGGGCTGTTGAAGGGCGAGTAG
- a CDS encoding SCO6745 family protein, with product MSTLPPRAGRRCHNALNPLHSSLYFSPDLGKELGGIGIEDPSAAYFATRAAAMGAVGADTVTATFYNFNHALVAQHVPAIWDIASPAKVLDARLRAADATLRRLLGEEVIASPEMAEAARLALRATEGCTRHARPLYAAHAGLPVPDEPHLAYWHAATLLREHRGDAHLAALLTAELDPLEALVSHTATGKGMAIRWILASRGWRRADWEEASERLRGRGLLTAEDELTEEGAALRTEVEEATDRMDLGPYEHLGGPGVARLTELGRGFLATAAAAGAFPASATG from the coding sequence ATGAGTACTCTCCCGCCTCGTGCCGGCCGGCGCTGCCACAACGCCCTCAACCCGCTGCACTCCTCGCTCTACTTCTCCCCCGACCTCGGCAAGGAGCTCGGCGGGATAGGGATCGAGGATCCCTCCGCCGCCTACTTCGCCACCCGCGCCGCCGCCATGGGCGCGGTCGGGGCGGACACGGTGACCGCGACCTTCTACAACTTCAACCACGCGCTCGTGGCGCAGCACGTGCCCGCGATATGGGACATCGCCTCGCCCGCGAAGGTCCTGGACGCGCGGCTGCGCGCCGCCGACGCGACGCTGCGCCGGCTGCTCGGCGAGGAGGTCATCGCCTCGCCGGAGATGGCCGAGGCGGCGCGGCTCGCCCTGCGCGCCACGGAGGGCTGCACCCGGCACGCCCGTCCGCTGTACGCGGCGCACGCCGGTCTGCCGGTGCCGGACGAACCGCACCTGGCGTACTGGCACGCGGCGACGCTGCTCCGCGAGCACCGGGGCGACGCGCATCTCGCCGCGCTCCTCACCGCGGAGCTCGACCCGCTCGAAGCGCTGGTCAGCCACACCGCGACGGGCAAGGGCATGGCGATCCGCTGGATCCTGGCCAGCCGGGGCTGGCGGCGCGCCGACTGGGAGGAGGCGTCGGAGCGGCTGCGCGGGCGCGGGCTGCTCACGGCGGAGGACGAGCTCACCGAGGAGGGCGCCGCGCTGCGTACGGAGGTGGAGGAGGCCACGGACCGGATGGACCTGGGCCCGTACGAGCACCTGGGCGGGCCGGGGGTGGCCCGGCTGACCGAGCTGGGGCGCGGCTTCCTCGCCACGGCCGCGGCGGCGGGCGCCTTCCCGGCGAGCGCCACGGGCTGA
- a CDS encoding GlxA family transcriptional regulator — translation MKQRSVLVVLFDGIQSLDVTGPMEVFAGASRFPEVSYELRTASLDGAPVRTSCGLTLVPDGCLADAPVPHTLVVPGGWGTRDPDPALVDWLRAHGPLPERLVSVCSGALLLAAAGQLDGHRATTHWNVCEKLARDHPAVEVDPEPIFVRDGRIATSAGVTAGIDLALALVEEDHGRDVALTVARHLVVFLRRPGSQSQFSAQLSAQTARREPLREVQHWITEHPGADLSVEALAARARLSPRHFARAFQAETGTTPGRYVDQVRLEHARRLLEDTTDGVAGIARDCGYGTPEAMRRAFVKALGAGPAEYRRRFGSHTADHS, via the coding sequence ATGAAGCAGCGATCCGTGCTCGTCGTCCTCTTCGACGGCATTCAGAGCCTCGATGTCACCGGCCCCATGGAGGTCTTCGCCGGGGCGTCCCGCTTCCCCGAGGTCTCGTACGAGCTGCGCACCGCCTCGCTGGACGGCGCCCCGGTCCGCACCTCCTGCGGCCTCACCCTGGTCCCCGACGGCTGCCTCGCCGACGCGCCGGTGCCCCACACCCTCGTCGTCCCCGGCGGCTGGGGCACCCGCGACCCCGACCCCGCGCTCGTCGACTGGCTCCGCGCGCACGGGCCGTTGCCGGAGCGGCTGGTCTCCGTGTGCAGCGGGGCGCTGCTGCTCGCGGCGGCCGGACAGCTGGACGGCCACCGGGCGACGACGCACTGGAACGTGTGCGAGAAGCTGGCCCGCGACCACCCCGCCGTCGAGGTCGACCCCGAGCCGATCTTCGTACGCGACGGCAGGATCGCCACCTCCGCCGGGGTCACCGCGGGCATCGACCTCGCGCTGGCCCTGGTCGAGGAGGACCACGGACGGGACGTCGCCCTCACGGTCGCCCGGCACCTGGTCGTCTTCCTGCGCAGGCCGGGCAGCCAGTCCCAGTTCAGCGCACAGCTCAGCGCCCAGACGGCGCGCCGTGAACCGCTGCGCGAGGTGCAGCACTGGATCACCGAGCACCCCGGCGCCGACCTCTCCGTCGAGGCCCTGGCCGCCCGCGCCCGGCTCTCGCCCCGCCACTTCGCCCGCGCCTTCCAGGCGGAGACGGGCACCACACCCGGCCGGTACGTCGACCAGGTCCGCCTGGAACACGCCCGCCGGCTCCTGGAGGACACCACCGACGGGGTCGCCGGGATCGCCCGCGACTGCGGCTACGGCACCCCGGAGGCGATGCGCCGGGCCTTCGTCAAGGCGCTCGGCGCGGGCCCGGCCGAATACCGCCGCCGCTTCGGCTCCCACACCGCCGACCACTCCTGA